The Chitinispirillum alkaliphilum genome window below encodes:
- a CDS encoding Signal transduction histidine kinase CheA produces MFDSSEGGYLKANTILFAQNVCKSIEDMIGVQFTLWKESLRESAFTTKYSMIAYIHFSGSIQGDYLLAIDEILALKMIGAYEEGMSEDSIRQLREEYSGFIKELLNLSVGQSIVELEKSFGDLTFSPSTVVYGEIEFPDILSGNVDLDGKDGRIQCGFAVNLANLKIGQKLEEALHELEQKATEAMESKRNIQNMLELLPTGLLSINSKGLILPGYSKATPASVGYTEEQSITSQPFTTIAGVPEELAVNWINWLDMLFEKYGVLPFKDMAELCDLNEFQNTRGRYLKCNWLPVENEENNTLDKLLVVVEDITKQKELEKQAEVLNRRHQDNLDLISQVINLQPDEVTDFVYDSSELLQDAQTLVKGNHRDREFINGLFRTFHTLKGSSGQYRFKQLQEMAHSVEDYLKAIRDHEDSIDEDTIVKISESIEDARGYINRIQDLRSKLGGKEETLKEKAVRDPHTVMVKLGSINEISKSLKQVIKKGEMQNLDQYYLQELRDTHGKVSHLTKINISFFLSSFESLVQNTSAKVNKKVSLTLNGDGEIDIEDMRKLHHCLIHLINNAIDHGIETPEQRKKLGKIESGMLILDCSNQKECIEISLEDDGKGINLEAVKNKVASTHNLEIEEVEKMSEQELYRYLFVPGFSTKDTVSETSGRGVGMDFVHHTVSKLGGSINISSTPGKGTKTTISLPM; encoded by the coding sequence ATGTTTGATAGTTCTGAGGGTGGATATCTAAAAGCAAATACAATTCTTTTTGCTCAGAATGTTTGTAAATCCATTGAAGATATGATCGGTGTTCAGTTTACACTATGGAAGGAATCCTTAAGGGAATCAGCATTCACAACAAAATACTCAATGATTGCCTATATTCACTTCTCCGGAAGTATACAAGGGGATTATCTCCTTGCAATAGATGAGATACTTGCACTGAAAATGATAGGTGCATATGAAGAGGGAATGTCCGAGGACAGCATCCGCCAGCTCCGTGAAGAATATAGCGGCTTTATAAAAGAATTATTGAACCTCTCAGTAGGGCAATCAATTGTTGAACTTGAAAAGAGCTTTGGTGACCTTACGTTTTCGCCAAGTACAGTTGTCTATGGTGAAATCGAGTTTCCAGATATTTTGTCGGGAAATGTGGATCTCGATGGCAAGGATGGGAGAATACAGTGTGGCTTTGCTGTAAACCTTGCGAACCTGAAAATTGGTCAGAAACTTGAAGAAGCACTTCATGAACTGGAACAAAAAGCTACAGAAGCAATGGAGAGTAAAAGGAATATTCAAAACATGCTCGAATTGCTCCCAACTGGATTGCTATCGATAAATTCCAAAGGACTGATTCTTCCTGGTTACAGCAAGGCAACACCAGCTTCTGTAGGTTATACTGAAGAGCAATCCATAACATCACAGCCCTTTACAACTATTGCCGGAGTACCCGAAGAACTGGCCGTGAATTGGATAAACTGGCTTGACATGCTATTTGAAAAATACGGAGTTTTGCCTTTTAAGGATATGGCTGAATTATGTGACCTGAATGAATTTCAGAACACTCGCGGAAGATATTTGAAATGCAATTGGTTGCCTGTGGAAAATGAAGAAAATAACACTCTGGACAAATTGCTGGTTGTTGTTGAGGATATTACAAAACAAAAAGAGCTGGAAAAGCAAGCAGAGGTACTTAACCGCCGTCATCAGGATAACCTTGATCTTATTTCTCAGGTAATTAACCTGCAACCAGATGAAGTCACCGATTTTGTTTATGACTCTTCGGAGTTATTGCAAGATGCACAAACACTGGTAAAAGGTAATCACCGGGACAGGGAATTTATTAATGGACTGTTTAGAACATTTCATACCCTTAAAGGTAGTTCCGGACAATACCGTTTTAAACAATTGCAGGAAATGGCTCACAGTGTTGAGGATTACTTAAAGGCGATCCGGGATCATGAGGATTCAATTGATGAAGATACTATCGTCAAGATTTCAGAATCCATAGAAGATGCAAGAGGATATATTAACCGTATTCAGGACCTTCGGTCAAAACTTGGAGGTAAGGAAGAAACTCTTAAGGAAAAAGCGGTCCGGGATCCTCATACTGTTATGGTAAAACTTGGATCGATAAACGAGATCTCTAAGAGTCTAAAGCAAGTAATCAAAAAAGGGGAGATGCAAAATCTGGATCAGTACTATTTGCAGGAACTCAGAGATACTCATGGAAAAGTGTCTCATCTGACAAAAATAAACATATCCTTCTTTCTCTCCTCATTTGAATCACTGGTTCAGAATACAAGTGCTAAAGTTAACAAAAAGGTGAGCTTGACTCTTAATGGTGATGGAGAGATTGATATCGAGGATATGAGAAAGCTTCATCACTGTCTTATACACTTGATTAATAATGCCATCGATCATGGGATTGAGACTCCTGAACAGAGGAAAAAGCTTGGAAAGATTGAAAGTGGTATGTTAATACTGGACTGCAGCAATCAAAAAGAGTGTATTGAAATATCGCTGGAAGATGATGGAAAGGGGATTAATTTGGAAGCAGTGAAGAACAAGGTCGCTTCTACACACAACCTCGAAATTGAAGAAGTTGAGAAAATGTCAGAGCAAGAACTATATCGCTATCTCTTTGTTCCCGGATTCTCAACAAAAGATACCGTATCCGAAACATCTGGCAGAGGAGTAGGTATGGATTTTGTCCATCATACGGTCAGCAAACTGGGAGGTTCAATAAATATCTCAAGTACTCCGGGTAAAGGGACTAAAACTACTATTTCGTTACCAATGTGA
- a CDS encoding Rrf2 family transcriptional regulator, with protein sequence MSCLVKPSEAFTIGMHAVALLAKNWNKLLRVKKIAQSCGVSEAHLAVVLQRLARAGIVKSERGPAGGFALSCLPEEITMYRIWEIIDGPSEQGICPFSIPACRQESCTLGKKFAQMNQQLIGMMQETTLRDLSSAVSCEMGAGL encoded by the coding sequence TTGTCTTGCCTTGTAAAACCATCTGAGGCTTTTACCATCGGAATGCACGCTGTTGCCCTGTTGGCCAAAAACTGGAATAAACTGCTTAGAGTCAAAAAAATCGCCCAGAGCTGTGGAGTATCCGAAGCCCACTTAGCAGTGGTACTTCAGAGACTGGCTCGCGCGGGTATCGTTAAGTCTGAGAGGGGGCCTGCCGGTGGGTTTGCGCTTTCATGTTTGCCTGAAGAGATCACTATGTACAGGATTTGGGAGATAATCGACGGTCCCTCAGAACAAGGAATTTGCCCCTTCTCGATCCCTGCCTGCAGGCAGGAGTCCTGCACTCTCGGAAAAAAGTTCGCTCAAATGAATCAGCAGCTAATTGGTATGATGCAGGAGACGACACTCAGGGATCTCAGTTCTGCAGTTAGTTGTGAGATGGGGGCCGGGTTGTAA
- a CDS encoding Response regulator — protein sequence MFFDEELELYFASSGPEAIELLSEESVHVIVSDMRMPVMNGVEFLKKSIDLCPDAVRLVLSGQADIADIMDSINEGGIWRYISKPWNDNDMKLTIRNAVDLFNKNDERKQLLVALSEKNELLNSLNEQLEQKVKQRTRMIQSQNALLNMLVESCEMPEFIVAACDIISEVVNSKCVYIQTSFADNKTYSLSQTGDRRGVAEFLKKASASNSPLTVGIYKSFPLIKSEVRLGTVVFSVDFDKDEDLVTSVGDSIVPVLSLALSQFKMVLDAPNLLDDISNILDNI from the coding sequence ATGTTCTTTGATGAAGAGCTGGAACTTTATTTTGCTTCAAGCGGTCCGGAAGCCATTGAGTTACTTAGTGAAGAGTCTGTTCATGTGATTGTTTCCGATATGCGTATGCCTGTAATGAATGGTGTGGAGTTTCTAAAAAAATCCATAGATCTCTGTCCCGATGCAGTTCGGCTTGTGTTGTCGGGTCAGGCTGATATTGCAGATATTATGGACTCCATAAATGAAGGGGGAATTTGGAGATATATTTCCAAACCCTGGAATGATAATGATATGAAGTTAACAATACGCAATGCGGTTGACCTGTTCAACAAGAATGACGAACGCAAACAGCTCCTTGTCGCTTTAAGTGAAAAAAACGAGTTGCTTAATTCATTGAACGAGCAACTTGAGCAAAAGGTCAAACAGCGCACAAGAATGATTCAATCCCAAAACGCTCTTTTGAATATGCTGGTTGAAAGTTGTGAAATGCCGGAATTCATTGTAGCTGCATGTGATATTATATCCGAAGTCGTTAATAGTAAATGTGTGTATATACAGACCAGTTTTGCTGATAATAAGACATATTCACTTTCACAAACGGGTGATAGAAGAGGTGTAGCTGAGTTTCTAAAAAAAGCTTCCGCTTCAAACAGCCCCCTTACAGTAGGGATCTATAAGTCATTTCCCCTGATTAAATCTGAGGTGCGCCTTGGAACAGTTGTTTTTTCTGTGGATTTTGATAAAGATGAAGATTTGGTGACAAGTGTTGGAGATAGTATTGTTCCGGTTCTTTCTCTGGCATTATCACAATTCAAAATGGTTTTGGATGCGCCAAACCTTCTTGATGACATTAGCAATATCCTTGATAACATCTGA
- a CDS encoding Chemotaxis regulator produces the protein MSKRVIIVDDSKFLVRQIVQFFEQQLEFEVVATGNDGNDAVELYRKHKPDLITLDITMPNKDGQQAMLEILEDFPDANILMISAVRGGAMLECMSSGAKGYVEKPLKFGDTEFVEDFKESVMDVFNTP, from the coding sequence ATGTCTAAAAGAGTTATTATTGTGGATGACTCAAAATTCTTAGTCAGGCAGATTGTTCAGTTTTTTGAACAACAGCTGGAGTTCGAGGTCGTTGCTACCGGTAATGATGGAAATGATGCAGTAGAACTCTACCGAAAACACAAGCCAGATCTGATCACACTTGATATAACAATGCCCAACAAAGATGGACAACAGGCAATGCTGGAAATTCTTGAAGATTTTCCAGATGCCAATATCCTCATGATCTCTGCGGTTCGCGGAGGGGCTATGCTGGAATGTATGAGTTCCGGTGCAAAGGGATATGTAGAGAAACCGCTTAAGTTTGGTGACACTGAATTTGTTGAGGATTTTAAAGAATCTGTAATGGATGTATTCAATACTCCATAG
- a CDS encoding NifU-like domain protein, with amino-acid sequence MFKDQVEAILELVRPYLQADGGDVELVEATEDDGVVKVRLSGACGGCPMSQMTLKNGIERKLKSHISEVKEVVSV; translated from the coding sequence ATGTTTAAAGATCAGGTAGAAGCTATTCTGGAACTGGTTCGTCCCTATCTTCAGGCTGATGGGGGAGATGTGGAACTTGTCGAAGCAACCGAAGATGATGGGGTTGTGAAGGTGAGATTGTCGGGCGCATGCGGAGGTTGTCCAATGTCACAGATGACCCTGAAAAACGGTATTGAGCGGAAGCTTAAATCCCATATATCAGAGG
- a CDS encoding signal transduction protein, with amino-acid sequence MSNKILFVDDETMVLNALERTFLYTDLEVFLAKSAKDAFSVLEKEKVDIVVSDIRMEPVDGYQLLLQIKEKYPDIVRIVLSAYSEKDVVLRTIVNDAAKLYILKPWDNEKLILLIERLLSMYKKLRNTTLTSISLPKLPPLYTNFMEMVQQEKSLKEIAQLLESYPQYVARILSMVNSSFYGVEIGTVHQALVYLGIESIRDVILVSDFFPQKKSGKENTDLQLLRQHSLFSNHMLHALHEKLLSSRIPDNYATASLLIDIGRMIMANNNSEKYKTINDSLKEDSLKPIFDLESEQFGITHTELGAHILDWCCLPAYMVESAFYRYKPGSVQIVPQSIQCLMHVADVCAWMQIEGFSKQIHPEVYSILGVDEDSLKGTIEECIESCSSKV; translated from the coding sequence ATGAGCAACAAAATACTTTTTGTAGATGATGAGACTATGGTGCTTAATGCACTTGAGCGGACATTTTTGTATACTGATTTAGAGGTGTTCCTGGCCAAATCTGCAAAGGATGCTTTTTCTGTTCTGGAGAAAGAAAAAGTTGATATTGTAGTATCAGATATCAGAATGGAGCCTGTAGATGGGTACCAGTTACTGCTTCAAATCAAAGAGAAATACCCAGATATTGTGCGCATTGTTCTTAGCGCGTACAGTGAAAAAGATGTTGTGCTGCGCACTATAGTTAACGATGCTGCTAAACTTTACATACTAAAGCCCTGGGACAATGAAAAGCTGATCTTACTTATTGAAAGATTACTTTCGATGTATAAAAAGCTCAGGAATACCACTTTAACCAGTATCTCACTTCCCAAGTTACCTCCATTGTATACTAATTTCATGGAGATGGTTCAACAGGAAAAAAGTTTAAAGGAGATAGCTCAGCTATTAGAGAGTTACCCACAATATGTTGCCAGAATTTTATCAATGGTTAATTCCTCCTTCTACGGAGTTGAAATTGGTACTGTTCATCAGGCATTGGTATACTTAGGTATTGAATCAATTCGAGATGTGATATTGGTTTCGGATTTTTTCCCACAAAAAAAGTCTGGAAAAGAGAATACTGATCTTCAACTCTTACGGCAACATTCATTATTTAGCAATCACATGCTGCATGCCCTTCATGAAAAACTACTCTCATCACGTATACCCGATAATTATGCAACTGCATCATTGTTAATTGATATAGGGCGAATGATCATGGCCAATAACAATTCTGAAAAATATAAGACTATAAATGATTCATTAAAAGAGGATTCCTTAAAACCGATATTTGATCTCGAATCTGAACAGTTCGGGATAACTCACACTGAGTTAGGTGCACATATACTTGACTGGTGTTGCCTTCCGGCATACATGGTGGAATCAGCCTTCTACAGGTATAAACCTGGTTCGGTTCAGATCGTTCCCCAAAGTATACAATGTTTAATGCATGTTGCTGATGTTTGTGCCTGGATGCAGATTGAAGGTTTCAGTAAGCAGATCCATCCGGAAGTGTATTCCATACTTGGTGTTGATGAAGATTCGCTGAAAGGAACAATAGAAGAGTGTATTGAGAGTTGTTCAAGTAAAGTTTAG
- a CDS encoding Signal transduction histidine kinase, translating into MDNCETDIRALLEENKGLRETLQNIKETQEQLVNNEKMASVGRLSAGIAHEINNPIGFVSSNCTTLKGYITRIKEILEMYRRDIPKAFIAKQEKKLKLEMILTDVDALLMENIEGLARITTIVNNLKKFSRDEQQSEFTEADINESISTVIIISRNEVKYHADIVTDFGDVGAIECNISELNQVFLNIIVNAAQAIKEMKREQKGTIHITTYRDDLFVYCKIVDDGPGIPEEIRQKIFDPFFTTKEVGIGTGLGLSISYEIIVNKHKGELSVESEKGKGTTFLIKLPRNQEILS; encoded by the coding sequence ATGGATAATTGTGAAACTGACATTCGGGCCTTGCTTGAAGAGAATAAAGGACTTAGAGAAACACTTCAGAATATTAAAGAGACACAAGAGCAACTGGTGAATAATGAAAAGATGGCTTCTGTAGGTAGACTATCAGCAGGTATTGCTCACGAGATAAATAACCCAATCGGATTTGTATCCAGTAACTGCACAACTCTCAAAGGGTACATTACAAGAATTAAAGAAATTCTTGAAATGTATCGCCGAGACATCCCCAAAGCGTTTATTGCTAAGCAGGAGAAAAAACTCAAACTCGAAATGATACTAACCGATGTTGATGCCTTGTTGATGGAAAATATTGAAGGGTTGGCAAGAATAACAACAATTGTAAACAACCTGAAAAAGTTCTCAAGAGATGAGCAACAGAGTGAGTTTACAGAGGCTGATATTAACGAGAGTATTAGCACTGTGATAATAATATCGAGAAATGAAGTTAAATATCATGCCGATATAGTAACCGATTTTGGTGATGTAGGAGCAATAGAGTGCAACATAAGTGAATTGAATCAGGTTTTCCTAAATATCATTGTTAATGCCGCTCAGGCGATAAAGGAAATGAAAAGGGAACAGAAAGGAACCATTCATATCACTACTTACAGAGATGACCTTTTCGTTTATTGCAAAATTGTAGATGATGGCCCAGGTATACCTGAAGAGATTCGTCAAAAAATATTCGATCCTTTTTTTACGACTAAAGAAGTAGGAATCGGTACAGGGCTTGGACTTAGCATCTCATATGAGATCATTGTCAATAAACATAAGGGTGAACTCTCGGTCGAAAGTGAAAAGGGTAAAGGGACTACATTTCTCATCAAACTTCCACGAAATCAGGAAATACTGTCATGA
- a CDS encoding Signal transduction histidine kinase CheA has product MKFVSIESKLVKSSTFIISIIFMIVISVVLVINLYTARKNLELTETNIINSLMAKGKTLVINNSIAMRGMADDNAITEVRSLVSYTVKDDEDISYGIYMDIDSRPWVYANANNESGEIDGPGILDDTMSIWASMLEIDSYKRLISEDGEEIIEFASPVMIFDEPLGFIRYGLSTANMRRSLEEAKRSSRRFTMLILFALTSLAGMAIYSGYIASKKNAVKITRPIHSLAASAKTISEGNYSIKIKPESNDEVGELAETFDSMRRTIKKFTEGLQDLVDEKMQQVRDIMNNIEQGLFTFNLDGTVNEEYSLSANRILMVDDIASCTLENIFRLDAEQKRLFNEWVQLVKQRHQTQRWNKLVRLSPVQELELKSSEEDDTRFIKVHYQKIFDKNNNLSKIMVLAIDLTENRRIEERMNQERVRHEAEMKTILGIANNPQDEINDFMEDARNRANTLTDKLDEIFDKSGDPTSAEEGVDVKLSREDFNLLYRDLHTIKGNAGSYGFDSITRIAHNAENILEKLFNSSGGAYGYKLLLDLKQGLEEITYGLNQVQEKILLLYGKKDTQLVAVPMHKIRQISVIADKLANSASDSRVSELSNLCETLNYRSLESVVNKFKKTIERVAHALGKEVQFVVNPADLEVPPDVFHNVEESLLHIIRNAVDHGIESIEERTEKGKGPGTVTFNVEFAENNIKIKISDNGKGIDTEKLMNKVTSLGLCDNPQTLSEDEKIAYIFHPGLSTKEEISHISGRGVGMDVVKNNLNKVGGEITVESHVGNGSTFTIIIPR; this is encoded by the coding sequence ATGAAATTTGTAAGTATTGAATCCAAATTAGTGAAAAGTTCAACTTTCATAATCTCAATAATATTTATGATCGTGATATCTGTTGTGCTGGTAATCAATCTCTACACTGCAAGAAAGAATCTTGAGCTTACTGAAACCAATATCATTAACTCTCTAATGGCTAAAGGGAAAACTCTGGTAATCAACAACTCTATTGCTATGAGGGGGATGGCCGATGATAATGCGATTACAGAGGTAAGATCTCTTGTTTCCTATACGGTTAAAGATGATGAAGATATAAGTTACGGTATATATATGGATATTGATTCACGTCCCTGGGTATACGCAAACGCAAATAATGAATCAGGGGAAATTGATGGGCCGGGTATCCTGGACGATACTATGTCAATATGGGCATCTATGCTGGAAATTGATTCGTATAAGCGGCTTATATCCGAAGATGGGGAAGAAATTATTGAGTTCGCCTCTCCTGTTATGATATTTGATGAACCCTTAGGGTTCATTCGGTATGGCTTAAGTACTGCAAATATGAGAAGATCACTGGAGGAAGCTAAAAGATCAAGCCGCAGATTCACAATGCTTATCTTGTTTGCACTAACATCGCTTGCCGGTATGGCCATCTATTCCGGATATATTGCTTCCAAGAAAAACGCTGTTAAGATCACCAGGCCAATACACAGTCTTGCAGCAAGTGCTAAGACAATTTCTGAGGGTAACTACAGCATAAAAATCAAACCAGAAAGCAATGATGAAGTAGGTGAATTGGCTGAAACATTTGACTCTATGAGGCGCACGATAAAAAAGTTTACAGAGGGTCTGCAGGATCTTGTTGACGAGAAGATGCAGCAGGTCAGGGATATAATGAACAATATTGAGCAGGGATTGTTTACATTTAATTTGGATGGTACTGTAAATGAAGAGTATTCTCTCAGTGCTAACAGAATACTCATGGTAGACGATATTGCATCCTGTACTTTGGAGAACATATTTCGTCTTGATGCTGAGCAGAAACGTTTATTCAATGAGTGGGTTCAATTGGTTAAGCAGCGTCACCAGACACAAAGATGGAACAAGCTCGTTCGCCTTTCTCCTGTTCAGGAGCTGGAGTTGAAATCATCTGAAGAAGATGATACAAGATTTATAAAAGTTCATTATCAAAAAATATTTGACAAAAACAATAATTTGAGTAAGATAATGGTTCTTGCGATTGACCTGACGGAAAATCGCCGTATAGAGGAAAGGATGAACCAGGAACGTGTTCGCCATGAAGCAGAAATGAAGACTATCTTAGGTATTGCAAATAATCCTCAGGATGAAATTAACGACTTTATGGAAGATGCACGTAACAGAGCGAATACTCTAACAGATAAACTTGATGAAATATTCGATAAATCCGGTGATCCGACAAGTGCTGAAGAAGGTGTGGATGTCAAACTCAGCAGGGAGGATTTCAACCTGCTCTACAGGGATCTACACACGATTAAAGGAAATGCCGGGTCTTATGGATTTGATAGTATTACACGTATCGCTCACAATGCAGAAAATATTCTTGAAAAGCTGTTTAACTCATCTGGCGGGGCTTATGGATATAAACTCTTGCTTGATTTAAAACAAGGTCTTGAAGAAATTACATATGGGCTCAACCAGGTTCAGGAGAAAATACTTTTACTCTACGGTAAGAAAGATACACAACTGGTAGCTGTACCGATGCATAAAATCAGACAAATTTCTGTCATTGCAGATAAACTTGCAAACAGCGCAAGTGACAGCCGGGTTAGTGAGCTTTCAAACCTTTGTGAAACCTTAAACTACCGTTCACTTGAATCTGTTGTTAACAAATTTAAAAAAACTATAGAACGAGTAGCACATGCATTGGGTAAAGAGGTTCAGTTTGTGGTAAATCCAGCTGACCTAGAAGTTCCACCAGACGTCTTTCACAATGTTGAAGAATCTCTTCTTCACATCATTCGTAATGCTGTTGACCATGGTATTGAAAGTATAGAAGAGAGAACTGAGAAAGGTAAGGGACCTGGTACAGTAACTTTTAATGTGGAATTTGCAGAAAATAATATTAAAATAAAAATTTCTGATAATGGTAAAGGAATCGATACAGAAAAATTAATGAACAAAGTAACATCACTGGGGCTTTGTGATAATCCGCAAACCTTGTCAGAGGATGAAAAGATTGCATACATCTTTCATCCGGGATTATCAACAAAAGAAGAAATATCCCACATATCGGGAAGAGGGGTGGGGATGGATGTTGTAAAGAATAATCTGAACAAAGTTGGCGGAGAAATTACAGTCGAATCACATGTTGGAAATGGCTCAACATTCACTATAATTATACCAAGATAG